CATCGCGACATTCGTGGAGAAGTCGCCGTGCGCCTCTTGTTTGGGCACAGATATCTCTATCGCAGGCATGGCGCCGTCCGGGATCGTTCCGTCCCGTCGGCACACCGCGACGGCGGCCTCAATGAGCTCCGAGAGTTTCTTCTCGATCATCGCTTCTTTGCTCCCTTCCCTTTAGCTGCGCCGGCAGGTCCCACGACGACGATGCCCAAACCGTCAGGGTGGAGGTATTCCTTCGCGACTCTCTTCAGCTCTTTCTTGTCGGCACGCATGATCCCGTCGCGATAGACCCTCCAGTAGTCGTCCGGATATCCGAAGAAATGATAGCGCGCCCTCTGGTTCACCACGCCGAACGGCTGGTCGAAGAGGAACACCAGCCTCGCGAGCATCGAGCGCTTTGAAAAGTCGATCTCCTCGCGCGTGAAATCGCCGTCATCCGCGACCCTCCGTATGTGTTCGCGCACGAGCTCTATCGCCTTCTCGGCCTGGTTCGCCTTCGTGTCCATGGAGACTACGAAGGTCCCGTAGTCCTTGTCGGCGGTCATGCTGCTGTAGATGCTGTAGGCCATCCCCCTCTTCACCCTGATGTCCTCCATCAGCCTGCTCTTGAAACCGGACCCCCCGAGCACGTCGTCGAGCAGGGTCAGGGCGAATCTGTCCGGGTTGTCCCTGCGGATTCCCAGATGGCCCATGCGGATGAAGGACTGCGAAGTCCGCTTCTTCACATCCTCCCTCTTCTCCGCGAAACGAAGCTCCACCGGCTCGACCTGAGGCAGAACCACGTCGCCCGAAGGGGCGGATGTCGCGAGCTTTTCGAGAAGCACCTTCATCTTCCCGTAGGAGAAGTCGCCTGCCACGGCCAGGATCATGTTGTTCGCTTTGAAATACCTGTCGTGAAAATCGGCTATGTCCTTTGCTTTTATCCTTCCCAGAGAGCGCTTGTCAGGCCTCCTCGCCCACGGGCTCTTCTTTCCGTATATCATCTCGCGGAAGATACGGCTCGCCTGTTCGTCGGGGCTGTCGTCGCTCCGCAGGATCGCCTCCTCCATGTTCTTCCTAGCGGTCGCAAACCTCTTCTCGTCGAACTTCGGCCTGAAGAGCATGTCGAACATGAGGCCCATGCCTTCGTCCAGATCCTCGGAGAGCACGTTGAGCACGGCCACGGACATCTCGCGGCCGGCCGAGTTATCGAGCGAGGCGCCGAGATCGTCGAATCTCTTATCGAACTCTTCCGGGCTGAGGCTGCCGGCCCCTCCGGTCCGCATATGGGCCGCCGCGAGCGCGGCGAGCCCCACCTTGTCGGCCGGGTCGTATATTCCGCCGATCCTGGTTATGACCTCAGCCTTGACTATGGGAAGGGCGGTGTCCGACAGGAGATAACACCTCATGCCGTTCGAGAGATCCAGCACCCTGACATCAGGGGCGCTGACTTCCGGAAGCGCCGACCTCTCCAGATCCGCTAT
This window of the bacterium genome carries:
- a CDS encoding pitrilysin family protein, encoding IADLERSALPEVSAPDVRVLDLSNGMRCYLLSDTALPIVKAEVITRIGGIYDPADKVGLAALAAAHMRTGGAGSLSPEEFDKRFDDLGASLDNSAGREMSVAVLNVLSEDLDEGMGLMFDMLFRPKFDEKRFATARKNMEEAILRSDDSPDEQASRIFREMIYGKKSPWARRPDKRSLGRIKAKDIADFHDRYFKANNMILAVAGDFSYGKMKVLLEKLATSAPSGDVVLPQVEPVELRFAEKREDVKKRTSQSFIRMGHLGIRRDNPDRFALTLLDDVLGGSGFKSRLMEDIRVKRGMAYSIYSSMTADKDYGTFVVSMDTKANQAEKAIELVREHIRRVADDGDFTREEIDFSKRSMLARLVFLFDQPFGVVNQRARYHFFGYPDDYWRVYRDGIMRADKKELKRVAKEYLHPDGLGIVVVGPAGAAKGKGAKKR